In Streptomyces camelliae, the sequence GGAGCCGACCGGAGGCGGGGTCCTCCGGGTGGTCCTGGAGGGGCTTGGTGACGGCGTGGCTCGCCATGGCGAGATCGTGCCGCGGCTCGCCCGGGCGGTGCGGGGTGCCGGGGGTCACGAGCTCGAAGGACATCGCCGCGTACAGCCCCAACTCACCGAAGAATCCGAGGAGTTGCGATGTCGGCCGGAGGAGGTGGAGCCGCTGCTCGCGCGCGGCGAGGAGCCTGCGGCGGGCGCACCACGAGCTGGATGGGACGCAACCGCACCGGCTCACCCGCCGGCGCGACGCACGCCTACGGCGACCGCGCGGTCCGCGTCCTGCTGGACGCGTACGAGCGCGTCCTCACCCGCGATCCCGGCCTGCCCGCCGGCACCCTGGTGATGGGCACAGCGGCCCGGCCGGCCCCGAGCGGCACGCCCGTGCCATGGCCCTGGTCATCCCCGGTCTCCATGCAGCAGCCGTTGCTGCATGGAGACCGCCGAGGTGCGGAAGGGCTTCCGGGCCCGGAGCGCGTGGCGCGTCTCTTCCCCGCCCGCGGCCGACTCGACCTGGGCGCGGAGGCCAGTGCCGGATCCGGCTTCCCCTGTCGGCCGGTTCGGCGCCATGCGCTCGGTGTGGGGGATGACCACCCGGCAGACGGTCATCGGTGTCAAGGGCCCCGAGCACACCATCACCTACGACGAGGCGCTCGCCCCGCACACCACCCGCGCCGCCCGCCTGCTCGGCGAGGAGCACCTGCGCGGCGCCCTCACCGCGGGCCGTGACGCCGACCTCACCGTCTGGGACCGGGACCCGGCCCACTGCTCCGGTGACACCTTGCACGGCCTCGCCCCCGCACACCTTCGCCGGCAGCCGCATGATCGCACGCACCGACGCGCCGTAAGCGCCACGCACCACAAGCAACTTCCCCGCAGACTCAGGCAGGTGGCGGCCCGCTGGTTCCCCGCACCACCAGCTGCGGGTCCAACTCCGCCTCCCTGGGCTCCAGTTCGGGGTTCTCCAGGCGCTGTACGGCGAAGCGGACCGCATGTTCGGCCATCAGGGCGGCGTCCTGGCGTACGGTCGTCAGGCCGATCGGCATCAGATGCGAGAGGTGATTGTCGTCGTAGCCGACGACGGAGAGGTCCCGGGGCACCTCGACACCGGCCCGGGTCAGGGCCATCAACAACCCCATGGCGCTGCGGTCGTTGCCGGCGAGCACGGCCGTGGGCAGCGGCGCGCCGGCGTCCCGTTCGTCGAGCAGGAGCCGGCCCGCCTCGATGCCGGAGCGCTCGGTGTGGTCGCCGGGGATCACACGCCCCTCGGCCTGGAGACCGGCCCGGCGCATCGCCGCCCGGTAGGCCCGGCGCCGCTCGGCCGAGCCGGGTCCGCGTCCGCCGTCGATGTGGACGATCCGGCGGTGCCCGAGCTCCAGCAGGTGCTCCATGGCCTGCCGTACGCCCTTGCCCTCGGCG encodes:
- a CDS encoding LacI family DNA-binding transcriptional regulator: MADVAEKAGVSRALVSIVFRNQPGASEETRERVLRVADELGYRPDSAARLLARGRSRTIGVLFTAHQIFQSDLIEGIYPEAERLGYDVLLSAVAQGRSEAKAVEALLSHRSEALILLGPGSDPAYLDELAQRAAVVSVGRRVPRSRVDSVHTAEGKGVRQAMEHLLELGHRRIVHIDGGRGPGSAERRRAYRAAMRRAGLQAEGRVIPGDHTERSGIEAGRLLLDERDAGAPLPTAVLAGNDRSAMGLLMALTRAGVEVPRDLSVVGYDDNHLSHLMPIGLTTVRQDAALMAEHAVRFAVQRLENPELEPREAELDPQLVVRGTSGPPPA